In Fimbriimonadales bacterium, a genomic segment contains:
- the nth gene encoding endonuclease III, whose protein sequence is MRNRAKAIERIVEKLEALYGKPTYQQRYEPLDELVCCILSQHSTDAVAFPTFEGLREKYPNWEEIAKLTQKELAREIRRVGLPNQKAKHILGALKEIHKRTGSYSLDILRKMPTEEARQWLISLPGVGPKTAAIVLMFAFGRGIIPVDTHVFRVGWRLGFYDKRIGAAKAHDVLMKVVPEDLCYRFHLALIQHGRKICRARTPLCYLCPLTRLCAYYREK, encoded by the coding sequence GTGCGAAACAGGGCAAAGGCGATCGAGAGGATAGTAGAAAAACTCGAAGCCCTTTATGGAAAGCCCACATATCAACAACGTTACGAGCCTTTGGACGAACTGGTTTGCTGTATCCTTTCTCAGCATTCGACCGACGCGGTAGCGTTTCCCACGTTCGAAGGATTGCGAGAAAAATATCCGAATTGGGAAGAGATTGCAAAACTCACACAGAAGGAATTAGCACGTGAGATTCGAAGAGTGGGTTTGCCTAATCAAAAAGCGAAACATATCTTAGGGGCATTAAAAGAAATTCATAAACGAACTGGCTCATATTCTCTTGACATTCTTCGTAAAATGCCGACGGAAGAAGCGAGACAGTGGCTTATTTCGCTACCAGGTGTCGGACCGAAGACTGCGGCAATCGTGTTAATGTTCGCTTTCGGAAGAGGAATTATCCCCGTTGACACGCATGTCTTTCGTGTAGGGTGGAGATTGGGATTTTACGATAAAAGAATCGGAGCGGCAAAAGCGCATGATGTACTTATGAAAGTCGTTCCCGAAGACTTGTGTTATAGATTTCATCTTGCTTTGATTCAGCATGGACGAAAGATATGTCGAGCACGCACCCCTCTTTGTTACTTATGCCCATTAACCCGTCTTTGCGCCTATTATCGAGAGAAATGA
- a CDS encoding protease complex subunit PrcB family protein codes for MLTLAIFLVSLSAMMGQVEKIPFSVYMSGEYCAIEKPSTRIITTQDAFEKYWHELYRNHEPIPEVPKNINWSKEMLIAIHLGTRRSGGYAVKVVSVLRKSRDEIIVYYAEKKPRKDEIVTMALTQPFTVIKTPILSGKIKFELVKSKK; via the coding sequence ATGCTTACACTCGCAATTTTTCTCGTCTCTTTATCTGCCATGATGGGGCAAGTGGAAAAAATCCCCTTCAGCGTCTACATGTCCGGTGAATACTGCGCTATCGAAAAACCGAGCACACGAATTATCACTACGCAAGACGCATTCGAAAAGTACTGGCATGAACTTTACCGAAATCATGAACCGATTCCAGAAGTCCCGAAGAATATAAATTGGTCCAAAGAAATGCTTATTGCTATTCATCTCGGAACGAGGCGTTCGGGTGGATATGCTGTCAAAGTCGTATCCGTATTACGAAAATCTCGCGATGAGATAATCGTCTACTACGCAGAGAAGAAACCGAGAAAGGACGAAATCGTAACGATGGCGCTCACACAGCCATTCACCGTCATCAAAACTCCGATTCTTTCCGGAAAGATAAAATTCGAGTTAGTAAAATCGAAGAAATAA
- a CDS encoding metalloregulator ArsR/SmtB family transcription factor yields MDRQKETRKNPNIEEGLASETLSAALRDFPLYLDLLETSNGAMQHFAASLMTALGHPTRLRIIQALRNGSMTVGRISSELGISQSNASQHLAVLLRVGAVIKEPEGSSRKYSLREPRLAKILEIIEEMWETHQEDILAENPR; encoded by the coding sequence GTGGATCGTCAGAAAGAAACACGCAAGAATCCTAACATCGAGGAAGGACTCGCATCCGAAACGTTGAGCGCAGCTCTCCGTGATTTCCCGCTCTATCTCGATTTGCTGGAGACGAGCAACGGTGCGATGCAACATTTCGCCGCCTCGTTGATGACGGCTTTAGGGCATCCCACACGTTTGAGAATCATTCAAGCACTTCGAAACGGCTCTATGACCGTCGGAAGGATTTCATCAGAATTGGGAATTTCGCAATCGAATGCCTCCCAACACTTGGCTGTTCTTTTACGGGTCGGGGCTGTGATAAAAGAACCCGAAGGCTCTTCGAGAAAATACAGTTTGCGTGAACCTCGATTGGCAAAGATTCTCGAAATTATCGAAGAGATGTGGGAAACACACCAAGAAGATATTCTCGCAGAAAACCCGAGATAG
- a CDS encoding asparagine synthase-related protein → MTNYRGHLMNGWVCGINIEDSSVVSKMAQSLSLDDSALEPNVFVSNGAVFYALPSKNGVERVEVASSPEGVLNIFYNGHLTNAQRLRQHVKPKPKDNRDSSLILSLYKLRQRKCVHYLEGSFAFVIKDKDGFYAARDPLGVEPLYFTRQGDGWIFATQMKAFLPESKRIAELLPGCYLDSRVGARRYFQIPHPVNTSINPQEVADLVGALVLDAVHKALKADSEVGIYLTGSVESCIIAAIAAQKNRRIKTFSVGLAGSQDGHTARKVAAWLGADHTHVEVTEQEILENLSTIIHTLESFDAPLVRHAVGDYFALKKASESVQVIISGDAANELFGGYPYLRPMFTEKLSAEIHAITQNLHRTHLQRWNRMTDAFGLEGRTPFTDRRLAHTVSRLPSNMKVSEDGRSKWCLRRAFSTQLPAWVVDRPDSDDTMFTCIQEVLKNYAETVFTDEDLKNHNAREKEGYPNVRTKDELLYFQIWNSKFPLEYVPLVGRTVM, encoded by the coding sequence ATGACGAATTATAGAGGTCATCTTATGAATGGATGGGTATGTGGAATTAATATCGAAGATTCATCAGTGGTGAGCAAAATGGCTCAATCGCTGAGCCTCGATGACTCCGCTTTAGAACCCAACGTGTTCGTTTCCAACGGCGCGGTTTTCTACGCCCTTCCCTCGAAAAACGGAGTGGAGCGAGTAGAAGTGGCAAGTTCTCCTGAGGGTGTATTGAACATTTTTTACAATGGCCATTTAACGAATGCCCAGCGTCTTCGGCAACACGTCAAACCGAAACCAAAAGACAACAGAGATAGTTCGTTGATTTTGTCTTTGTACAAACTCAGACAGCGGAAATGCGTACACTATCTCGAAGGCTCCTTTGCCTTTGTCATAAAAGACAAGGATGGTTTTTATGCAGCGCGAGACCCTTTGGGGGTTGAGCCGCTTTACTTCACCCGACAAGGGGATGGCTGGATATTTGCGACTCAAATGAAAGCCTTTCTGCCGGAATCGAAAAGGATCGCCGAACTCTTGCCGGGATGTTATTTGGATAGTCGTGTAGGTGCTCGAAGATATTTTCAAATCCCCCATCCTGTAAACACTTCAATTAATCCGCAAGAAGTAGCGGACTTAGTCGGTGCGCTCGTCTTAGACGCAGTTCACAAAGCCTTGAAAGCAGATTCCGAAGTCGGGATTTATTTAACCGGAAGCGTGGAAAGTTGCATCATCGCAGCAATCGCAGCGCAAAAAAATCGGCGCATTAAAACTTTCTCGGTAGGTTTGGCAGGGAGTCAGGACGGGCATACGGCACGAAAGGTCGCCGCTTGGTTAGGTGCAGACCACACTCATGTAGAGGTTACGGAACAGGAAATTTTAGAAAACCTTTCTACGATCATTCACACATTAGAATCTTTCGATGCTCCACTCGTACGTCATGCAGTCGGAGACTATTTCGCATTGAAAAAGGCATCCGAGAGTGTGCAGGTTATCATTAGCGGAGATGCAGCGAACGAACTGTTCGGTGGATATCCATATCTGCGTCCGATGTTTACCGAGAAATTATCAGCAGAAATCCATGCGATAACGCAAAATCTTCATAGGACGCACCTCCAACGTTGGAATCGCATGACGGATGCGTTCGGATTAGAAGGACGTACTCCGTTTACGGACCGTCGTTTGGCGCATACTGTCTCCCGATTGCCTTCTAATATGAAAGTGAGTGAAGATGGACGCTCGAAATGGTGCTTGCGGAGGGCATTCAGCACGCAACTTCCTGCTTGGGTGGTTGACCGCCCAGATTCTGACGATACAATGTTTACGTGCATTCAGGAAGTGCTAAAAAACTATGCTGAAACCGTCTTTACGGATGAAGACTTGAAAAACCATAATGCAAGGGAGAAAGAAGGTTATCCGAATGTTCGAACGAAAGACGAACTTCTTTACTTCCAAATATGGAATTCGAAATTCCCTCTGGAATATGTTCCGTTAGTCGGAAGAACTGTAATGTAG
- a CDS encoding 50S ribosomal protein L25: MKYQTLNVIPHEEKTTRGQLSMLREKGKVPAVISTPQGKAEHVLVDFKELQNAVHKSGVGGVVQLKTSGNKGERLVILKEIQWEPISKKVLHVSFSEISGKGKIHANVPVVPVGEPLPVKEKYAQLIKNTETVELTGGLASLPDVVYVDISDLQLGDVVTAGDLILPEGVEARHPNTVLFSVAHVRGEVAAPEIETEVTEPELVTKHEAEKEETEE; the protein is encoded by the coding sequence ATGAAGTACCAAACACTCAACGTCATTCCACATGAAGAGAAGACCACGAGGGGACAGCTTTCGATGCTTCGAGAAAAGGGAAAAGTCCCGGCTGTAATCAGCACCCCTCAAGGAAAAGCCGAGCATGTTCTCGTGGATTTCAAGGAACTCCAAAACGCCGTTCATAAATCCGGCGTTGGCGGTGTCGTGCAATTGAAGACGAGTGGAAATAAGGGTGAGCGGCTCGTTATCTTGAAAGAAATTCAGTGGGAACCGATTTCGAAGAAAGTTCTTCATGTGAGTTTTTCGGAAATCAGCGGGAAAGGAAAAATTCATGCGAATGTGCCTGTCGTTCCCGTCGGTGAGCCTCTGCCAGTCAAGGAAAAATACGCTCAATTGATTAAGAACACGGAGACAGTTGAATTAACAGGAGGGTTGGCTTCTCTGCCAGATGTTGTCTATGTTGATATTTCCGATTTGCAATTAGGTGATGTCGTCACAGCGGGAGATTTGATTTTGCCGGAGGGTGTCGAAGCGCGTCATCCTAACACGGTTTTGTTTTCCGTAGCGCATGTACGCGGTGAAGTTGCAGCACCTGAAATCGAAACGGAAGTCACTGAGCCTGAATTGGTAACGAAACATGAAGCGGAAAAGGAAGAGACTGAGGAGTAA
- the folP gene encoding dihydropteroate synthase, which translates to MFELPKNRTCVMGVLNVTPDSFSDGGQFLAPQHAIHRACEMVEQGADFIDVGGESTRPGSEPVPLEEELRRLTPIFEALSKKGIPFSCDTTKPDVARKAIELGAVAINDVRGFRDSEMAELAAQSGCICIVMHMLGEPRTMQTNPVYRDVVGDVITFLETQAKTLESMGVHHSKIWLDPGIGFGKTLEHNLEILRNISNFVEVGYPVLVGVSRKSFIGKIAEEPEPRERVPGSIAAGLWCASRGVKILRVHDVRETVQALRVWEAIQKQA; encoded by the coding sequence GTGTTCGAATTGCCAAAAAATCGCACCTGCGTGATGGGTGTTTTGAATGTAACGCCGGATAGTTTTTCTGATGGTGGTCAGTTCCTCGCTCCTCAGCATGCAATCCATCGCGCTTGCGAGATGGTGGAGCAAGGAGCGGACTTTATAGATGTTGGGGGGGAATCTACGAGACCTGGCTCAGAACCAGTGCCTTTAGAAGAAGAATTGCGTAGATTGACTCCGATATTCGAAGCGCTCTCCAAAAAGGGCATTCCGTTTTCCTGTGATACGACTAAACCCGATGTTGCAAGAAAGGCAATCGAATTAGGAGCGGTTGCTATAAATGACGTGCGTGGATTTCGAGATTCGGAAATGGCAGAACTCGCTGCACAATCAGGTTGTATATGCATCGTGATGCATATGTTGGGAGAGCCACGGACGATGCAGACGAATCCGGTTTACCGAGATGTCGTCGGCGATGTAATCACATTTTTAGAAACTCAAGCCAAAACCCTCGAAAGTATGGGAGTGCATCATTCGAAAATATGGCTCGACCCTGGAATCGGGTTCGGGAAAACATTGGAGCATAACCTCGAGATTTTGAGAAACATCAGCAACTTTGTCGAAGTGGGCTATCCCGTTTTAGTAGGGGTCTCGCGGAAGTCTTTCATCGGCAAAATTGCGGAGGAACCGGAGCCTCGAGAACGAGTACCCGGCTCGATTGCGGCTGGCCTGTGGTGTGCTTCCCGAGGGGTGAAAATTCTCCGTGTTCACGACGTTAGAGAAACTGTCCAGGCACTTCGGGTTTGGGAGGCGATTCAGAAGCAAGCGTGA
- a CDS encoding DUF4097 family beta strand repeat-containing protein yields MKEQVLRILRMVKEGKLTPEDAYELLSAFVAFDSEPEQTEIEHEKRAFSDEPFRRFIDYLERMTKETMESVNWREVAEQVRMATQKGMETLRASVEGLGKGEFLFFMRDHETTSVDLPFEIRPGKTLYLECTHCDVKIVGGYSEARIHAKATIRGESREDVKERAAKWTPVLEESADSITLKQSPLTIFEELEIHIPKGVKLNIKLDHGDVEVKDTGAEVRISARSGDIEVQGAEGEVVIGTLGGDVEVSNTTGNIEIDNPSSGDVELNSVSGNIKVNAANGDIEAKGIAGENIVLETVNGDIDVQFSKPITGSVSLRTVSGDILLDLVSGNNCRCCSLLLQAL; encoded by the coding sequence GTGAAAGAGCAAGTTCTGAGAATCTTGCGCATGGTCAAGGAAGGAAAACTCACGCCGGAGGATGCCTACGAATTGCTTAGCGCATTCGTGGCTTTCGATTCGGAGCCGGAACAAACCGAGATAGAACATGAAAAACGCGCATTTTCCGACGAACCTTTCCGACGTTTTATTGATTACTTGGAGCGAATGACGAAGGAAACGATGGAAAGTGTTAATTGGCGTGAAGTTGCAGAGCAAGTTCGTATGGCTACTCAGAAAGGAATGGAAACACTTCGCGCGAGCGTGGAAGGGCTCGGAAAAGGTGAATTTCTTTTTTTCATGCGAGACCACGAAACCACCTCTGTGGATTTGCCATTCGAAATACGACCCGGAAAAACACTGTATTTGGAATGCACACATTGCGATGTGAAAATAGTCGGTGGATATTCCGAAGCGCGTATTCACGCGAAAGCGACGATTCGTGGCGAAAGTAGGGAAGACGTCAAAGAACGCGCAGCGAAATGGACTCCGGTTTTAGAAGAAAGTGCGGATTCCATAACTTTGAAGCAAAGCCCGTTGACAATATTCGAAGAACTAGAAATTCACATTCCTAAAGGAGTGAAACTCAATATCAAATTAGACCATGGAGATGTCGAAGTAAAAGATACTGGAGCAGAAGTTCGTATATCTGCAAGGTCGGGAGATATAGAAGTTCAAGGTGCAGAGGGTGAAGTGGTTATCGGAACACTCGGTGGGGATGTCGAAGTATCGAACACGACGGGCAATATCGAAATCGATAACCCATCTTCTGGCGATGTGGAATTGAATTCGGTTTCAGGAAACATCAAAGTCAACGCTGCAAACGGTGACATCGAAGCAAAGGGGATTGCAGGGGAAAACATCGTTCTCGAAACGGTGAATGGCGATATAGATGTCCAATTTTCGAAACCGATAACAGGGTCTGTGAGCCTGCGCACAGTTTCGGGTGACATTTTGCTCGACCTCGTCTCTGGAAATAATTGCAGGTGCTGCTCTCTTCTGTTGCAGGCACTGTAA
- a CDS encoding DUF2089 family protein: protein MPDESKLHDGLPEALWKLGEWIITEFTNEKAGLTVRGRFRLLPFQKLDAEQTRFLLTFLRCRGILSCVEKELGMSYPTARSRLDALLKALDLHPSVEFAASDQRRVILEKQKEILEKLETGEITPEEAKKAMREASK, encoded by the coding sequence ATGCCAGACGAATCGAAACTCCATGACGGTCTGCCCGAGGCTTTGTGGAAACTCGGAGAGTGGATTATCACCGAGTTCACGAATGAAAAGGCAGGTCTAACGGTGCGTGGACGTTTTCGTCTTTTGCCGTTCCAAAAATTGGATGCGGAACAGACTCGTTTTTTGCTGACGTTTTTGCGGTGTCGCGGAATTCTCAGTTGTGTCGAGAAGGAACTGGGCATGAGTTATCCGACTGCGCGCAGTAGATTGGATGCATTGCTCAAAGCGCTCGATTTGCATCCGAGCGTGGAATTCGCAGCATCCGATCAACGCCGCGTGATTTTGGAAAAACAAAAAGAAATTCTGGAGAAATTAGAAACGGGAGAAATCACACCCGAAGAAGCGAAAAAAGCGATGAGGGAGGCTTCGAAGTGA
- a CDS encoding flavin prenyltransferase UbiX yields MMSTSRLVVGITGASGAIYAVRFLKEATHYFKQIFVAVSDYALEVARTELGLNVTRDNLSSETLLGEDFPQIRFLDLKDYFTPPASGSFEHDGMVVIPCSMGTLGRIANGVSDDLITRAADVCLKERRKLILVIRETPLSAVMIRNMLRVTEAGGIVLPASPAWYHHPRTLEDLADTVISRVLSNLGVKQVLTPQWQFAEE; encoded by the coding sequence ATGATGTCCACATCTCGTTTGGTTGTCGGCATAACTGGTGCAAGCGGGGCAATCTACGCCGTTCGTTTCCTCAAAGAAGCGACTCACTACTTTAAACAAATTTTCGTTGCTGTCTCCGACTATGCACTGGAGGTAGCGCGAACCGAGTTGGGTTTGAACGTTACGCGAGATAACTTATCATCGGAAACCTTACTCGGCGAGGATTTTCCTCAGATACGCTTTCTCGATTTGAAAGACTATTTCACTCCGCCCGCAAGCGGTTCATTCGAGCACGACGGGATGGTCGTCATCCCTTGCAGTATGGGCACTTTAGGAAGAATCGCGAACGGTGTCAGTGACGATCTCATCACTCGCGCGGCAGATGTATGTCTCAAGGAACGAAGGAAACTCATACTCGTTATCCGAGAAACGCCTCTTAGCGCCGTAATGATTCGTAACATGCTGCGTGTTACGGAGGCTGGAGGAATTGTTTTGCCTGCCTCGCCGGCTTGGTATCACCATCCGAGAACTTTGGAGGATTTAGCGGATACGGTGATTTCGCGCGTGCTCAGCAATTTAGGCGTTAAACAAGTTCTCACTCCTCAATGGCAGTTTGCTGAAGAGTGA
- a CDS encoding cation:proton antiporter, whose protein sequence is MEDVSRFLFQIFIIYLAAQVGGEIALRLKIPSVVGEIFAGVLIGPSVFNWIPHTDTHPPLIFEVLSEIGVIFLMFSVGLETRLSAVKEVGGIAFQVAVFGVIVPFLFGWAWAAGMAFPLTKQIFIATAFVATSVSITARVLSDLRAINRVESRVILSAAVIDDILAMLLLASAIAIQPTNVQSTQVLPVWLHLTILATQAIIFILIITVFLPRLIRKHHRAMEVPASPHSPFILSITLCLGLAVVANEIGLAAIIGAFLAGTVLSEIGEEYKLENQLRPLLLFLGPIFFVVTGMKVNVEVFQNFSLVLAIILATALAFVSKLIGCAFGARSLGTRRAITIGIGMAPRGEVGIIIAAAGLSMGAFSESGYATIIMMSLLTSMIAPFFLAKRLHPKGEVQESEPDLIT, encoded by the coding sequence GTGGAGGATGTTTCACGGTTTCTATTCCAGATATTCATCATCTACCTCGCCGCGCAAGTCGGAGGAGAAATCGCACTCCGTCTTAAAATTCCGAGCGTAGTCGGTGAAATTTTCGCAGGCGTTCTCATAGGTCCGAGCGTTTTCAATTGGATTCCTCACACAGACACTCATCCTCCCCTCATCTTCGAAGTTCTTTCTGAAATCGGTGTCATCTTCCTCATGTTCTCCGTGGGCTTAGAAACGCGACTGAGCGCCGTAAAAGAAGTCGGAGGAATTGCATTTCAAGTCGCAGTCTTCGGAGTAATCGTTCCATTTTTGTTCGGTTGGGCATGGGCTGCAGGAATGGCTTTTCCGCTCACTAAGCAAATCTTTATAGCGACAGCATTCGTTGCAACTTCGGTGAGCATAACCGCAAGAGTGCTCAGCGACTTACGCGCAATTAATCGCGTAGAATCTCGAGTTATTCTTTCCGCTGCAGTTATTGACGATATTTTAGCGATGCTTCTTTTGGCTTCGGCTATTGCGATTCAGCCAACGAATGTGCAATCCACCCAAGTGCTTCCGGTGTGGCTGCATTTGACCATCCTCGCTACTCAGGCTATTATTTTCATTCTAATTATCACTGTTTTCTTACCACGCTTGATTCGAAAACACCATCGAGCGATGGAAGTTCCTGCTTCTCCTCATTCACCATTCATTCTTTCGATTACTTTATGTTTAGGATTGGCAGTAGTGGCAAACGAAATCGGGCTCGCCGCCATCATCGGTGCATTCCTTGCGGGGACAGTTCTTTCCGAAATCGGAGAAGAATACAAATTAGAAAACCAACTTCGTCCACTCCTCCTATTTTTAGGACCAATATTTTTTGTCGTTACCGGAATGAAAGTGAATGTCGAAGTATTTCAAAATTTTTCTTTAGTGCTCGCCATCATTTTAGCGACAGCGCTCGCCTTCGTTTCCAAGTTGATAGGATGTGCTTTCGGAGCGAGAAGTTTGGGAACGAGACGCGCGATTACGATTGGAATCGGAATGGCTCCGAGAGGAGAGGTGGGAATTATCATCGCAGCGGCAGGGTTGAGTATGGGTGCGTTCAGTGAATCTGGATATGCGACTATCATTATGATGTCCTTGCTCACTTCGATGATTGCACCGTTCTTTCTTGCAAAGCGATTGCATCCGAAAGGAGAGGTGCAAGAATCCGAACCGGATTTGATTACATAA
- the surE gene encoding 5'/3'-nucleotidase SurE yields MEILLINDDGIYRPGLLKLANVVQRLGRVVLVAPDHERSACGHGMTLRDPLRLKEVDVTGGFEAYEVNGLPTDCVNLALREFFPNGCDLLMSGINNGPNLGWDVTYSGTVAGAMEGAINGVPSYAISIAVFVEDSPIHYETAEQWLDENLEWLIGLKLPRYTFLNINVPNIAYLEIRGTRITRMGTRIYEDQIIRKVDPWGRLYYWQGGVIVMDEKEPGTDVHEVNEGFVSITPIKLDWTDHEAIVALKEELVKKQRGISKK; encoded by the coding sequence ATGGAGATTTTGCTGATCAACGATGACGGAATTTATCGCCCAGGGTTATTGAAACTTGCGAATGTCGTTCAAAGGCTCGGTCGTGTGGTTTTAGTCGCTCCTGATCATGAGCGTAGTGCTTGCGGGCACGGAATGACACTTCGAGACCCTTTGCGCTTGAAAGAAGTGGATGTTACCGGTGGCTTCGAAGCCTATGAAGTTAACGGTTTGCCCACAGATTGCGTAAATTTAGCATTGCGGGAGTTTTTTCCTAATGGTTGTGACCTTTTGATGAGCGGCATTAACAATGGTCCGAATCTTGGCTGGGATGTTACGTATTCAGGGACAGTTGCCGGTGCAATGGAAGGGGCGATAAACGGCGTTCCTTCTTATGCGATTTCCATAGCCGTTTTCGTAGAGGATTCTCCCATTCATTATGAAACTGCGGAGCAATGGTTGGATGAAAATTTAGAGTGGCTCATCGGATTAAAACTCCCTCGCTATACGTTTTTGAATATCAATGTTCCGAATATTGCGTATCTCGAAATTCGAGGAACTCGAATAACGAGGATGGGAACGAGAATTTACGAAGACCAAATCATCCGAAAGGTCGACCCATGGGGAAGACTTTATTATTGGCAAGGGGGGGTTATCGTGATGGATGAAAAAGAACCGGGAACGGATGTTCATGAGGTCAACGAAGGTTTCGTTTCGATAACTCCCATAAAATTGGATTGGACGGATCACGAGGCGATTGTCGCTTTAAAAGAGGAATTAGTAAAAAAACAAAGAGGAATTAGTAAAAAATAA
- the fliM gene encoding flagellar motor switch protein FliM, which translates to MNDMLSPEEIEALLSSLTSEERATDDASIERHISGGRSHSRRSESSGGREVQLYDFRRPDKLSKEQVRTIQMLHENFSRHASGAFAALLRTPIHIELTSIEQKPYEEYLKSINHSLFTILSLSPLTGQAIFEIEFELLFSMIDKMLGGFGKAIKRTALTDIERPLATELIHRVLNALKTAWEAVAVIQPKIEVPEASAQFLNIVPSSEIVIVMLFELKVGNQKGMMSLCIPYLVLKPIAVKLATQKWTTLGQKENPVTKEYLSAHVCKTSVHCSVRLGTTKLKMRDFIRLEPGDVLILDQTVEEDAFLHIGDFPKFTGRAVRIGKKLGFQITGKIKE; encoded by the coding sequence ATGAATGACATGTTGTCGCCGGAAGAAATCGAGGCTCTGCTTTCTTCTCTAACGAGCGAAGAAAGAGCCACAGATGACGCTTCGATCGAGAGGCACATTTCGGGGGGACGTTCTCATTCGCGGCGTTCGGAAAGCTCGGGCGGCCGAGAAGTTCAACTCTACGATTTCCGCCGACCCGATAAACTTTCCAAAGAGCAAGTACGCACGATACAAATGCTCCACGAAAACTTCTCACGTCATGCGAGCGGTGCTTTTGCGGCATTGTTGCGAACACCCATTCATATCGAATTGACATCCATCGAGCAGAAACCTTACGAAGAATATCTAAAAAGCATCAATCATTCCCTTTTTACAATCCTTTCCTTATCTCCTCTAACGGGTCAGGCTATCTTCGAAATAGAATTCGAATTATTATTCAGCATGATCGATAAAATGCTCGGGGGATTCGGGAAAGCAATTAAAAGAACTGCTCTTACCGATATCGAACGACCTCTCGCCACGGAACTCATTCATCGCGTTTTGAATGCTTTGAAAACTGCATGGGAAGCGGTAGCAGTCATTCAACCTAAAATCGAAGTACCAGAAGCGAGTGCGCAATTTCTCAACATCGTTCCTTCGTCGGAAATCGTAATCGTAATGCTTTTCGAACTGAAAGTAGGAAATCAAAAGGGGATGATGAGTCTTTGCATTCCCTATTTGGTTCTAAAACCAATCGCCGTTAAACTTGCAACTCAAAAATGGACTACGCTCGGACAAAAAGAGAACCCGGTAACGAAAGAATATCTTTCTGCACATGTTTGCAAGACTTCCGTTCATTGCTCTGTTCGTTTGGGAACTACAAAACTCAAAATGCGCGATTTCATTCGACTCGAACCGGGTGACGTCTTGATTTTAGACCAAACCGTCGAAGAAGACGCATTTCTTCACATCGGAGACTTTCCCAAATTCACAGGCAGAGCGGTTCGAATCGGTAAGAAATTAGGATTTCAAATCACCGGAAAAATCAAGGAGTAA
- the fliN gene encoding flagellar motor switch protein FliN, translating to MSNKYRELIERFQNLQPEFCDSLSSSLSEILDRECSLTFTSISTTNLENALKEFPGKVSVIGFAFEEIPSRQWMILPTDEFIHEETITNALARCFSLALSSVERIDSPPSDLRTELICSRYLIEMGDNPQTLLWLFDGSVLQKIIGESTSNVEEQDATPVSAKQSQKERDFEILMDIPLDINVELGRVKLTVQKIIELTPGNIIELEKTAGEPVDVYVNGRLVAKGEVVVVEENFGVRITEILSPHDRIGKLSEAA from the coding sequence ATGTCGAACAAATATCGAGAACTCATCGAGCGCTTCCAAAATCTTCAACCTGAGTTTTGCGATTCTCTTTCCAGTTCGCTATCAGAAATTCTCGACCGTGAGTGTTCTTTGACTTTCACCTCGATTTCTACGACGAACCTGGAAAATGCTTTAAAAGAATTCCCCGGCAAGGTTTCAGTGATTGGATTCGCATTCGAAGAAATCCCAAGTCGACAATGGATGATTCTTCCCACCGATGAATTCATTCATGAAGAAACCATAACCAATGCATTGGCTCGTTGTTTTTCATTGGCTCTCTCATCGGTCGAACGTATTGATAGCCCCCCCTCCGATTTACGGACGGAATTGATATGTTCTCGGTATCTCATCGAAATGGGAGATAATCCGCAAACCCTTCTTTGGCTTTTCGACGGGAGTGTATTGCAAAAAATAATAGGCGAGAGCACTTCGAATGTCGAGGAGCAAGACGCAACACCTGTTTCCGCAAAACAATCACAGAAGGAACGCGATTTCGAGATATTGATGGACATCCCGCTGGACATCAACGTAGAGTTAGGTCGTGTGAAGTTAACCGTTCAAAAGATCATCGAGCTCACCCCGGGAAATATTATCGAATTAGAAAAAACTGCGGGTGAACCGGTAGATGTATACGTGAATGGGCGGCTCGTGGCTAAAGGGGAGGTTGTCGTCGTCGAAGAAAACTTCGGAGTTCGCATAACGGAAATTTTGAGTCCTCATGACCGTATCGGCAAGTTATCGGAGGCTGCGTGA